A portion of the Gigantopelta aegis isolate Gae_Host chromosome 10, Gae_host_genome, whole genome shotgun sequence genome contains these proteins:
- the LOC121384457 gene encoding putative protein TPRXL translates to MGDTKAEDTSTPRRSSIRSTSNDSVEHSSVTPMDDEKEEDTGKPRSSIRRTSNASVELSTVTPMDDQKTEDTSTPKSSISRTSNASEEPCTDTPVGGQTPEKSLIESNEISEDNPFNTLMDTSSSGSDRTGAAFKEDTAPINTSPTQPTSSIRRTSHASVEPCTDTPVGGQKDEILLIKSYEMSEDNPFNTLMDTSTSWGDRTGTTFKEDIAPVNTSPTQPKSSIRRTSHASMEPSTATPMGDQKADMSLIESNELSEDNPFKTFVNTRTSMSDRTGTAFKEDTAPINTSPAQPTSSIRRRSNANIEPSTVTPMGGQKAEMSLNESNELSDDNPFNSLVNTSTST, encoded by the exons ATGGGTGATACGAAAGCAGAAGATACGAGTACTCCTAG aaggtCTTCAATTCGCAGCACAAGTAATGATAGTGTTGAACACTCTTCAGTGACGCCAATGGATGATGAGAAAGAAGAAGACACAGGTAAACCTAG GTCTTCAATTCGCCGCACGAGTAATGCTAGTGTTGAACTTTCTACAGTTACGCCAATGGATGATCAGAAAACAGAAGACACGAGCACACCTAA GTCTTCAATTAGCCGCACAAGTAATGCTAGTGAGGAACCTTGTACAGATACGCCAGTGGGTGGTCAGACACCAGAAAAGTCACTAATTGAGTCAAATGAGATATCAGAAGACAACCCATTCAACACACTGATGGACACAAGTTCATCTGG GAGCGACAGGACGGGAGCAGCCTTCAAAGAAGATACTGCTCCTATAAACACATCACCAACGCAACCAAC GTCTTCAATTCGCCGCACAAGTCATGCCAGTGTTGAACCTTGTACAGATACGCCAGTGGGTGGTCAGAAAGACGAAATATTACTAATTAAGTCATATGAGATGTCAGAAGACAACCCATTCAACACATTGATGGACACAAGTACATCTTG GGGCGACAGGACTGGAACAACCTTCAAAGAAGATATTGCTCCCGTAAACACATCACCAACACAACCAAA GTCTTCAATTCGCCGCACAAGTCATGCCAGTATGGAACCTTCTACAGCTACACCAATGGGTGATCAGAAAGCTGATATGTCTCTAATTGAGTCAAATGAGTTATCAGAAGACAACCCATTCAAGACATTCGTGAACACACGTACATCTAT GAGCGACAGGACTGGAACAGCCTTCAAAGAAGATACTGCTCCTATAAACACATCACCAGCTCAACCAAC GTCTTCAATTCGCCGCAGAAGTAATGCCAATATTGAACCTTCTACAGTTACGCCAATGGGTGGTCAGAAAGCAGAAATGTCACTAAATGAGTCAAATGAGTTATCAGACGACAACCCATTCAACTCATTGGTGAACACAAGCACATCTACGTAA